A window of the Hyphomicrobiales bacterium genome harbors these coding sequences:
- a CDS encoding co-chaperone GroES, translated as MNFRPLHDRVVVRRVESEEKTAGGIIIPDSAKEKPSEGEVVAVGPGARDEDGKHIAMDVKAGDRVLFGKWSGTEVKIDGQDVMIMKESDIMGIIG; from the coding sequence ATGAATTTTCGCCCTCTCCATGACCGTGTGGTCGTTCGCCGCGTGGAATCCGAAGAAAAGACCGCTGGTGGCATCATCATCCCCGACTCGGCCAAGGAAAAGCCGTCCGAAGGCGAAGTCGTCGCCGTCGGCCCGGGCGCCCGCGACGAAGACGGCAAGCACATCGCAATGGATGTGAAGGCCGGCGACCGTGTGCTGTTCGGCAAGTGGTCCGGCACCGAGGTCAAGATCGACGGTCAGGACGTCATGATCATGAAGGAATCCGACATCATGGGCATCATCGGCTGA
- the groL gene encoding chaperonin GroEL, with the protein MSAKEVKFGSEARDKMLAGVDILANAVKVTLGPKGRNVVIDKSFGAPRITKDGVSVAKEIELEDKFENMGAQMVREVASKTNDIAGDGTTTATVLAQAIVKEGAKAVAAGMNPMDLKRGVDMAVAEAVKDLMSRSKPINTSEEVAQVGTISANGERIIGEKIAEAMQTVGNEGVITVEESKALEFELETVEGMQFDRGYLSPYFVTNADKMIAELDDPYILLHEKKLANLQALLPVLEAVVQSSRPLLIIAEDVEGEALATLVVNKLRGGLKVAAVKAPGFGDRRKAMLEDIAVLTGGQVISEDLGIKLENVTLDMLGTAKRVTITKEETTVVDGAGDKENIDARVSQIKAQIEETTSDYDREKLQERLAKLAGGVAVIRVGGATEVEVKEKKDRVDDALNATRAAVEEGIVPGGGVALLHAKEAVAKLDSENADVAAGIKIVLRALEAPIRQIVENAGVEGSIVVGKLSEANDPKLGFNAQTEEYVDMIAAGIIDPTKVVRTALQDAASVASLLITTEAMVAELPKKDAGMPAMPGGGMGGMDF; encoded by the coding sequence ATGTCTGCAAAAGAAGTCAAATTCGGCTCCGAAGCCCGCGACAAGATGCTCGCCGGCGTCGACATCCTCGCCAACGCGGTGAAGGTCACGCTTGGTCCGAAGGGCCGCAACGTCGTCATCGACAAGTCGTTCGGCGCGCCGCGCATCACCAAGGACGGCGTTTCCGTCGCCAAGGAGATCGAGCTCGAGGACAAGTTCGAGAACATGGGCGCCCAGATGGTGCGCGAAGTGGCCTCGAAGACCAACGACATCGCCGGTGACGGCACCACCACCGCGACCGTGCTCGCCCAGGCCATCGTCAAGGAAGGCGCCAAGGCCGTTGCCGCCGGCATGAACCCGATGGATCTGAAGCGCGGCGTCGACATGGCCGTTGCCGAAGCCGTCAAGGATCTGATGAGCCGTTCCAAGCCGATCAACACCTCGGAAGAAGTCGCCCAGGTCGGCACCATCTCGGCCAACGGCGAGCGCATCATCGGCGAGAAGATCGCCGAAGCCATGCAGACCGTCGGCAACGAGGGTGTCATCACCGTCGAAGAGTCGAAGGCGCTTGAGTTCGAACTCGAGACCGTCGAAGGCATGCAGTTCGACCGTGGCTACCTGTCGCCGTACTTCGTCACCAACGCCGACAAGATGATTGCCGAGCTCGACGATCCGTACATCCTGCTGCACGAGAAGAAGCTCGCCAACCTGCAGGCTCTGCTGCCGGTTCTGGAAGCCGTCGTCCAGTCGTCGCGTCCGCTCCTCATCATTGCCGAGGACGTTGAAGGCGAAGCGCTGGCGACCCTCGTCGTCAACAAGCTGCGTGGCGGCCTCAAGGTTGCAGCCGTCAAGGCTCCGGGCTTCGGCGACCGCCGCAAGGCCATGCTCGAGGACATCGCCGTTCTGACCGGCGGCCAGGTCATCTCCGAAGACCTCGGCATCAAGCTCGAGAACGTCACCCTCGACATGCTCGGCACCGCCAAGCGCGTCACCATCACCAAGGAAGAGACCACCGTCGTTGACGGCGCTGGCGACAAGGAAAACATCGACGCCCGCGTTTCGCAGATCAAGGCGCAGATCGAGGAAACCACCTCCGACTACGACCGCGAGAAGCTCCAGGAGCGCCTGGCCAAGCTCGCCGGTGGCGTTGCCGTCATCCGCGTCGGCGGTGCGACCGAAGTCGAAGTGAAGGAAAAGAAGGACCGCGTCGACGACGCCCTCAACGCGACCCGCGCGGCCGTCGAGGAAGGCATCGTCCCGGGTGGCGGTGTTGCTCTCCTGCACGCCAAGGAAGCCGTTGCCAAGCTCGACAGCGAAAACGCCGACGTTGCCGCCGGTATCAAGATCGTCCTGCGCGCTCTTGAGGCCCCGATCCGCCAGATCGTCGAGAACGCCGGCGTCGAAGGCTCGATCGTGGTCGGCAAGCTTTCCGAAGCCAACGATCCGAAGCTCGGCTTCAATGCCCAGACCGAAGAGTATGTCGACATGATCGCGGCCGGCATCATCGACCCGACCAAGGTCGTGCGCACCGCGCTTCAGGACGCCGCTTCGGTTGCTTCGCTGCTCATCACCACCGAGGCGATGGTTGCAGAGCTGCCGAAGAAGGACGCCGGCATGCCGGCGATGCCGGGCGGCGGCATGGGCGGCATGGATTTCTAA
- a CDS encoding DNA-3-methyladenine glycosylase I: MAVEHRNGLIEDVESGACRCWWPGNDPLYQAYHDDEWGRPVRDDNRLFEKICLEGFQSGLSWLTILRKRENFRSAFAGFDPQKVAVFGDADIERLLGDAGIVRHRGKIVSTINNARRALELRDEFGSLAAYFWRFEPTADDRPQTLDYGSLVALGKTPASTALSKDLKKRGWSFVGPTTCYAFMQAMGMVNDHLEGCFVRSKVETDRSAFQRPR; this comes from the coding sequence ATGGCTGTCGAGCACAGGAACGGCTTGATCGAGGACGTCGAAAGCGGTGCCTGCCGTTGCTGGTGGCCCGGCAATGACCCGCTCTATCAGGCCTACCATGACGACGAATGGGGGCGACCCGTTCGCGACGACAATCGCCTGTTCGAAAAGATCTGCCTGGAGGGCTTCCAGTCCGGCCTGTCCTGGCTGACCATCCTGCGCAAGCGGGAGAATTTCCGCAGTGCCTTCGCCGGTTTCGATCCGCAAAAGGTCGCCGTCTTCGGCGACGCCGACATCGAACGCCTTCTCGGCGACGCCGGTATCGTGCGCCACCGCGGCAAGATCGTGTCAACCATCAACAATGCCCGCCGCGCGCTGGAACTGCGGGACGAGTTCGGATCGCTCGCCGCCTATTTCTGGCGTTTCGAGCCAACCGCCGACGACCGTCCGCAAACGCTCGACTACGGCTCGCTTGTTGCACTCGGCAAGACACCCGCTTCGACCGCGCTGTCGAAAGATCTCAAGAAGCGGGGTTGGAGTTTCGTCGGTCCGACCACATGTTATGCCTTCATGCAGGCCATGGGCATGGTCAACGACCACCTCGAAGGGTGCTTCGTTCGCTCCAAGGTCGAGACCGACCGGAGCGCATTCCAGCGCCCGCGATAA